In one Nicotiana sylvestris chromosome 8, ASM39365v2, whole genome shotgun sequence genomic region, the following are encoded:
- the LOC138875317 gene encoding uncharacterized protein — MANMVGQVLESHKIIFQEYEVPPEGLNHNRALHIIVQFEEKFIARTGPTWFDVEFQVLDIPASYNLLLGRPWIHVAGAMPSTLHQAMKFEWNCQEADTIWGTIEKEALPKLKNLDEDMECSAIIEEEEEEGLTIQIVKKGAIRRNWTATPSRAHRVPSQAEALKVQTRHELENEGGSYQVDQSQISQIQEGHRSLTDLRKFFDRLRRYNLKLNPTKCAFGVRIGKLLGFIVSRRRIELDPSKFKAIQELQPPNSKKDVMSFLGNLNYISCFKAQSAVICEPIFKMLKNDAETSCTEDCQKTFDKIKEYLSTLPILVPPEPGRPLLLYLSVFDGAFGCVLGQHDETGRKEQAIKKFTPYESRYSLLEHTCFALTWTAQQLRHYFCGYTTYLISRMDLLKYIFQKSMPNGKLAKWKIILSELDIVYVTQKAVKGQALADHLAVNPVGGAYEPLKIYFPDEEVSFVGEDINEAYDGWRMFLDGAANFKGVVIGAVLVSEMGQHYPVSSKLRFPCTNNMEKYEACILGLNMVVDMKIQELLVIGDSNLLVYQVQGEWATKNSKILPYLHHVQEVRKKFTKIEFRHVPRIQNEFSDALATLLSMIQHPDKNYIDPISVRIYNQPAYCDHVKEEIDGKPWFHEIKERTPDLGLLRCVDAKEASKLLEDVYVGTCSLHMNGFVLAKKILRAGYFLITMETDCI, encoded by the exons atggccaacatggttgggcaagtgctggagagccataagattatcttccaggAATATGAGGTACCGCCtgagggtttgaatcacaatcgagcattgcatatcatagtgcaatttgaagagaagttcattgccagg ACGGGGCCGACTTGGTTTGACGTTGAAtttcaagtgcttgacataccagcctcatataatcttctattgggtcgGCCATGGATCCATGTTGCCGGAGccatgccttccacactacatcaagctatgaagtttgagtggaactgccaggag gctgacacaatatggggaactataGAGAAAGAAGCACTACCTAAGTTGAAGAATTTGGATGAAGACATGGaatgcagtgccataattgaggaggaagaggaagaaggcctcactattcagattgTGAAGAAGGGAGCTATTCGtagaaactggaccgccacaccatcccgagcccaccgagtccctag TCAAGCAGAAGCTctgaaagttcaaaccagacatgagcttgaaaatgaaggaggaagttaccaagtagatcaaagccaaatTTCTCAA aTCCAAGAGGGTCATAGATCACTaacagacttgagaaagttcttcgatagactaaggaggtacaatttgaaactgaaccctacaaagtgtgcattcggggttcgcataggaaagttactgggattcatcgtcagtcgtcgCAGGATCGAATTGGATCCGTCTAAattcaaagctattcaagagttacaACCGCCTAatagcaaaaaggatgtgatgagtttcttaggaaatctcaactatatcagttgcTTCAAAGCACAGTCcgcagtcatatgtgaacccatcttcaagatgctaaaaAATGATGCCGAAACAAGCTGTACCGAGGATTGTCAAAAaacttttgacaaaatcaaggagtacctatccacattgccaattttggtcccgccagaaccaggacgacctttgttaCTCTATCTGTCTGTATTTGATGGAGCCTTCGggtgtgttctgggacaacatgacgagacaggaagaaaggagcaagccataaagaagttcacaccttatgaatcACGGTATTCTCTTCTTGAACACACTTGCTTTGCTTTAACCTGGACAGCCCAACaattgagacattacttctgtggctacactacatacctcatatctaggatggaccttttgaagtacatatttcagaaatcTATGCCTaatgggaagttggctaaatggaagATAATATTGAGTGAATTagatatcgtctacgtaactcaaaaagcagtcaaaggacaagcattagcagatcaccttgctgtaAATCCGGTAGGAGGagcatacgaacctttgaaaatatattttcctgatgaagaagtgtcattcgtaggggaagacattaacgaagcatacgatggttggaggatgtttttAGATGGAGCCGCAAACTTTAAAGGAGTGGTCAtcggagcagttttggtatcagaaatgggtcaacattatccggtatcttccaaactcagatttccttgcaccaacaacatggaaaaatatgaagcctgcatactaggtcTCAACATGGTAGTCGACATGAAAATTCAGGAGCTGTTGGTGATCGGTGATTCAAACCTTCTTGTgtaccaggtacaaggagagtgggccaccaagaattccaagatattgccttatctgcaccatgtgcaagaAGTAAGAAAGaagttcacgaagatagaattcagacatgtgcccagaattcagaatgagttttcCGATGCATTAGCCACCTTGTTATCTATGATACAACACCcagataagaattacattgatcccATTTCGGTGAGGATCTATAATCAGCCGGCGTATTGTGATCATGTTAAAGAAGAaatagatggaaagccttggttccatgagataaagga aagaactcctgatttgggtttactaagatgtgttgatgcaaaggaagcttctaagctacttgaggatgtgtatGTTGGGACCTGTAGtctgcacatgaatggtttcgtcttggctaagaagatactcagggcaggttacttcTTGAtaaccatggagacggattgcatttag